The Caloenas nicobarica isolate bCalNic1 chromosome Z, bCalNic1.hap1, whole genome shotgun sequence genome has a segment encoding these proteins:
- the HAPLN1 gene encoding hyaluronan and proteoglycan link protein 1 has product MKSLLFLVLISVCWAEPHPNNSSLEHERIIHIQAENGPRLLVVAEQAKIFSHRGGNVTLPCKFYHEHTSTAGSGTHKIRVKWTKLTSDYLKEVDVFVAMGHHRKSYGNYQGRVFLRENSENDASLIITNIMLEDYGRYKCEVIEGLEDDTAVVALNLEGVVFPYSPRLGRYNLNFHEAQRACLDQDSVIASFDQLYDAWRSGLDWCNAGWLSDGSVQYPITKPREPCGGKNTVPGVRNYGFWDKDKSRYDVFCFTSNFNGRFYYLIHPTKLTYDEAVQACLKDGAQIAKVGQIFAAWKLLGYDRCDAGWLADGSVRYPISRPRKRCSPNEAAVRFVGFPDKKHKLYGVYCFRAYI; this is encoded by the exons ATGAAGAGTCTACTTTTTCTGGTGCTGATTTCTGTCTGCTGGGCTGAACCTCACCCTAACAACTCAAGTCTGGAGCATGAAAGAATTATTCACATTCAAG CAGAAAATGGACCCCGTCTACTTGTGGTAGCAGAGCAAGCTAAAATCTTCTCACATCGGGGTGGCAATGTCACACTGCCATGTAAATTTTACCACGAACACACATCAACAGCTGGCTCAGGAACCCACAAAATCCGGGTCAAGTGGACCAAACTCACCTCAGATTACCTCAAAGAAGTGGACGTCTTTGTTGCAATGGGACACCACAGAAAGAGCTACGGAAACTACCAGGGCAGAGTGTTTCTGagggaaaacagtgaaaatgatGCCTCTCTTATAATCACAAATATAATGCTGGAGGATTACGGAAGATACAAGTGCGAGGTGATTGAAGGATTAGAGGATGATACAGCAGTGGTAGCTCTGAATTTGGAAG GTGTTGTGTTCCCTTACTCTCCCCGTCTGGGTCGTTACAACTTGAACTTCCACGAGGCTCAGCGTGCGTGTCTGGACCAAGACTCTGTTATCGCCTCCTTTGACCAGCTCTACGATGCCTGGAGGTCCGGGCTGGACTGGTGCAACGCCGGCTGGCTCAGCGATGGCTCGGTGCAGTACCCCATCACCAAGCCCAGGGAGCCCTGCGGAGGAAAGAACACAGTGCCTGGCGTCAGGAATTACGGATTCTGGGATAAAGATAAGAGCCGAtatgatgttttctgttttacgTCAAACTTCAATG GTCGTTTCTACTACCTAATTCACCCGACCAAGCTGACCTATGACGAAGCTGTTCAGGCGTGCTTGAAGGATGGAGCTCAGATTGCTAAAGTTGGGCAGATATTTGCTGCCTGGAAGCTCCTGGGGTACGACCGCTGCgatgctggctggctggctgacgGCAGCGTCCGCTACCCCATCTCCAGGCCACGGAAACGCTGCAGCCCTAACGAAGCAGCGGTTCGCTTTGTAGGCTTCCCTGATAAAAAGCACAAGCTGTATGGTGTCTACTGCTTCAGAGCATACATCTGA